The following are encoded in a window of Balaenoptera ricei isolate mBalRic1 chromosome 1, mBalRic1.hap2, whole genome shotgun sequence genomic DNA:
- the FAM131C gene encoding protein FAM131C: MGSCVSRDLLTSTHKDCPMPQGTAPLNPDLPSSRPPIVAPDHVTGKDKQMDFCWDPWQRCFQTTNGYLSDSRSCSSNYNVAALATSSLVGVVQSIKDHITKPTAMARGRVAHLIEWKGWSAQRSGWEPSAAEDEHYCCLPDELREARFAAGVAEQFAITEATLSAWSSLDDEELHPENSPQDIIQLQDLESIYLQDSLLSVPSQDDSLLAFSSPDGWPSPDEPPTIASGPQPSSPEQQHRQRLLAAPGPERGARLQGSLPSVDSGSLSEEEDEVFYN, encoded by the exons atttGCTCACAAGTACCCACAAGGACTGCCCCATGCCCCAGGGCACGGCCCCCCTGAACCCAGACTTGCCCTCCAGCCGCCCACCCATCGTGGCTCCAGACCACGTCACTGGCAAG GACAAACAGATGGATTTCTGTTGGGATCCTTGGCAG AGGTGCTTCCAGACCACCAACGGCTACCTGTCCGACTCCAGATCCTGCTCCAGCAACTACAACGTGGCAGCCCTGGCCACCTCGTCCCTTGTGG GAGTGGTGCAGAGCATCAAGGACCACATCACAAAGCCCACGGCCATGGCACGTGGTCGCGTGGCCCACCTCATCGAGTGGAAGGGCTGGAGTGCCCAGCGCTCAGGTTGGGAGCCGTCCGCAGCCGAGGACGAGCATTACTGCTGCCTCCCAGATGAGCTGCGTGAGGCCCGCTTTGCCGCAG GGGTTGCCGAGCAGTTTGCCATCACGGAGGCCACACTGAGTGCCTGGTCCTCGCTGGACGACGAGGAGCTGCACCCAGAGAACAGCCCCCAGGACATCATCCAGCTACAGG ACCTGGAGAGCATCTACCTTCAGGACAGTCTTCTGAGTGTCCCCTCGCAGGATGACAGTCTTCTGGCCTTCTCCTCCCCCGATGGATGGCCCTCACCTGACGAGCCCCCCACCATAGCCTCTGGCCCGCAGCCCTCCAGCCCCGAACAGCAGCACCGGCAGCGGCTGCTGGCGGCCCCGGGGCCTGAGCGGGGGGCCCGCCTGCAGGGTTCCCTCCCGTCGGTGGACAGCGGCTCCCTCTCAGAGGAGGAGGACGAGGTGTTCTATAACTGA